In Esox lucius isolate fEsoLuc1 chromosome 3, fEsoLuc1.pri, whole genome shotgun sequence, the sequence tattgttttccaaagaaaggaaccagccatggagtgatttgagtcaatgattttgttataagtaggatgcatagctattagctagccatttataataatctttgtactacagtacactttagttccgttacaaatgttttgttgccaactttatctcagcaaaattgtattggctggggtaaaatttacatttggagaggatagagagctgtaggGACAACCTGTatcccctgtggtgtagtggggacatccctgttctacaatattctgaccctggttcaattcccctctgagatgttccaaatattgtatttcagaaatgtacatCCACTTGGTActtttcacccttcacacaacaatatatatcccctctgtaataccacgattctcatatgtttaggagaagaattgttttacgtgacccttatatactgttattgttttccaaagacacaaatcagccatgaagtgattTGAGTCActgttttcgttataagtagaaTGTATAACTATTAGCTATAGTCTTTGAGCAAGAttactctttagttccgttaataaatgttattttgtccatgttatttcaacaaaaatgtaatggctgaggtaaaagttgcattctgctgtttaaattgtgtaatgattaaagacagtctgccacatagaaaaccagggattgaaacctgccagccacaacaatattcatccctcatAATCGCCTGAACTAGGATtccctggttccttttctggtttcaaggtctttttgttttgttttgatttcctctccttcgattggatatcctgactactagcgtcattgggcatttttaaatagcaaaacatttctctagtgagagcatgcagtgagatgcttcctatgccccgcttggccccctgaaacgctgctcgcagctttaattgtctcattgaatgtgtgttttggacCTTAATTTTGATACATAGAGAAGGCATTTGCCATGTAAGCTATATATCATTAAAGTTATATATCAAAAAACGAATTATCACCCTGCGGATAACCACCATGTGAAAACGTAACTTTCATTATTTAAAGGAATcgtatgtaagaaatctatttcaattaatcataaaatggccctgatacataaaaaaatcatgttcatttcaaatacttatatcactgacaacagtagtctggccaggatattgtcatttaaaagtgagagttgcagccttcaactgatgttgatgttgtcatgttgtgttttggcctgatgcgccaccctccacctatcacaaagtcagtagtgtttcaggatccgggttgccagctctgctctaacctaccctaactctagttggataaataatgtctaacgtTACAAAATCTAAAAGACTTCGTTATAATTCCGAAATACGTCGTGACAAAGtccgaaataaaacaagaatttgtataggagatgcctttgaaagatggagacgGCTGAAAACAGTTTGAAGACAGACACCAACGTTGCATATTTTCTCCTGGACAGGTAAGattcatctatgtttgactaacttgtacttgatgtcaatggacatttcatatattcatgacagtcgAACAGAGTTATGCATGTTCATGCAAAGTAACATTACGTTAGCTCATATGGACGTATGataacattagcaatgcattatcagagcccgtttctctgtccttatgctgagacgctgaggaaaacaacattagcacgcccattatggcaatttgaaacgtaattgagacagaagcctaactcaaaataaacattctctacCTTTTGGGCTATGCACTACTTTAGTGTTGGTTTGGAAGCACTAGGCGCAattccaaggtaaaataactttttctaatgtccataacactaatgaaaagcacagtgtagCCTATGACGTTAAAAAAAGTTGACCCACTTGGAACGTTTTGTAGCCTATTTGTTTTTCATCCAAgttctacagccaaaaatagtacaatgtcatgtaatctttcacCTCAAATATTTTAGCGTTATGGACGTGTGCTgcagggtaagtaaaaaaatacagctggccgctttcacttaaagcgtcagctaaatgaatagctgtATCTTTGATATCAGTTACACATAGTGACATAGGCTTGTACTTGTACTTAGGTTAATGACAGATACCTAACGTTACAAGTTAGACTAACAGCTACTGTTCtaacaatgtactgtcacatacgagcatacatctttacgattatatttgactaatgacaattaGTACATTCttgcaatacataattactttGCAAAATATCTCTctgttaattaagcataaacataattaacagaaaaaaacgtACTGTGTACGATTCGTCgtcacttgccattggaagctcgtAGAAGCAGCCTACGTTTCTGACAaatcctgcagcttgtctggcaacctcgagtcaggggggaggggatacaccgctctacagtatttttaaattgattgcagtaccagttttggccacaatcctacatacGATTCCTTAAACATGTTGTGGTGTTGGGCCTAGAATCATAGATGTCACCAAACCCGGACATTCCGGCTTTAGTTTTGGTTGTAGACTATTTTTGCTCAGCAGACAGCAGAAATCTTAATATTTAGTAAACCAGGATGTGGTCAATTAAGCGAGTGTAATGAGTGATGGTTTTGGTATTTTACCGTCAACATCTTGTAACCTGTAGCGCCTAGCCAGGTCACAGGTCATCAACACTTTTCCTGAAAGCGACATCAGGTTTTTATCTTCAAATCAGAAACAGAGGGGAAAACAGATGTTAAACATTGAAATAACTTATCTGGAAATCCAAACAGGTTGAAATATGGGAGCCCAGATTTAAAACAAGTAATCATCAAATGGATAGTCAGACGGTTTGTTTGTTAAATTCAGCTTTATTATTAACTGCAGAAATATAATGGCCTGTGACTGTATACAGGCTGTAGCATAATGTACCTTTTGCCAGCTCAACAATGCACCTTCCACTCAGCTCTGTAGTTTCTCCATTGGCAAAAACATCTCTGAACTGAAAGAAACAGGGCATTCTGTAATTATTATATCACtagtgaaataaaatatacaaatggaTAATTAAGCAGATCACCAGGGCCACAGCCTTATTTTAGGGTTAGTGAATAATGGGTCATTTTTAGGGTTAGTGAATATCTGGCACTACAGACTCCTAAACCCTATCATGCAAGAAATTACCTTAGAATCAACACCAGGGGGAGCATCTTTCTCAAAGAGGATTTGAGACACCAACTCTGTCTGAACTGCTCCAGGCCACAGGCTGACTGATGCTACTCCCCTGCTCCTCAGCTCAACTGCTGTGTCTGCAGCTAGCCTGTCACACTGGATAGcataagaaaatgtatgcatgggGATTTGGACATGTTTGATAAATTAAAGAATTGCACAGAATGTGGATATCTAATTTCCTACTGCCGTTGCTCTTACTGAAAAACAGGGTATCTTGAAAGTCTGACTGACTTTCACAAACCCTGTAACTAAAAGGCTTTTATCTGATCTTTAAAGAATATACATCTGTCTTGCTAAAGATTCTGAAACTTCAGAGCATTGATAAAATCCTCTCTGGGTTATCCTCCCCTTTAGAACAATTAACTCTCTGGGGGTCTCTCTGAGCTATTACGATACACCTTAAGTGGACTCTAGTTTAAGACAAGCCCCATTCTTCTGTTCAAGTAAGCTCCTATTCTAGTGTGTTTTTCTTAGtgatagttttttttatctaacacaaatctgtttttgtttataccTATATGAATTATAACGTTGAGTTTAATACAACGCTCAGGTCACAACTATAAACGTAAGTAATTTTTGTACAATTTTTATGCATTGTGATCCTATGCATTTTTGTGCATATTTTCAACAGCAGCagttaatgtgattggttaactCAATGGGGAGGATGGAGATTGCATTTCTAATGGCTTAATAATCCAAGAGGAAATTTGACCAGTGTTTGTCCCTACCCCTAACCCTGACTTCAGAGTTGGCATGTGGGCGCCGCCCTCTCAactgagtcaaccaatcacatgtatTTATGACTTTGGGGAAGATGTGCTTGCAAGACAAGTAAAACTCCCAAATCCACATTACTTCCTGATATTttggaaaaactgaaataaacacCCAGCAACTATTGTTAACATTCTCGGTCTGTTTTAATTTAAGATATTGCAGTAGCAGAATCAGGTGGTCTCTACCATACATACACTGAATCTGAGCAAAACACACTGTGTTAACAACCCATGTTTCTACAATTCTGATGTAATCTCTATTGTCATATAGCCATAGTCACCTGACTGCATAAATAAACTTCCTGTTGGTATTGTGGTTAAGTTTGCAATAGTCTAGGCTACTGTAAAAAGGTAAAACAAACAGGTTTGTTGCATCATGTCTTTTGATCACTGTTGCAGGATCTGGGAACTGTGGAGGAAGTGGCAGGAGCGCTAGCAGCAGCCATGTTAAAAAAATggaaacacatgcacagaatCTTTGGGATCTCTATCCTAGAGAGCTGAGAAAAGACCGGAACCCCACCCAGTCTGTAACCTAAATACAGTGGTCGGTCTTTATAGGGTGCAGGTAAATGAATGATTTGAATTTATACTGGCATGTTCAAAGCCTAACACAGGATTCTGCGGGTCAATTTATGGAAAATCGTGCGATATGCATGCACAAAGCGTGGAAACTTGATACAATTCAATAGGAAcacaatttaatttgaattaaataagCTCTTAAAGGTATAAGAAGTATACCTGATAGAAAGCAGTGAATAAAggcattttgaaagggggtcaaacagtcaAAATCAGGGACTTGAAGGGGACAAACTCACCGCAGCTTTACCAACCCCATAAGACACATTGAAGAGATACCTCAACCCTCCCATAGAAGAGATGACAACAATCAAGCCCCTGCCCTGTGCCACCATCATCCGTGAAGCATACACTGAGCAGAAATAATGTCCCCTGCCAGACAGAAAATAAAGTGTCAAAACCTATAGAAATAGAAAGCACAGACACTTATCTACACATGCACTACTAATTTGTGAGGACACAGTGATGCTAATGGAAAGCTGAAGGCCCGTCCAACCCCCCAAAACAATGGTCCATACCGGAGGCCAGTGTTATTTATGGAATCCCATATAGTTGGATCCGTTTCCCAGAACTTCTTCCCAATGTTAGTGAAAATATCCTGAAATGACAGATCATCATCACAAAGATGTTTGTGTTACAAATTCATTTTCTCCCCATGTCACTTCAAACAACCagtaactattttttttttttacaattcctGTCAATAACTCATTGCAATGTATTTGATGGCCAATTACATCAGTTGAAGTTTTCCCCACGGTAATGTAACTGACCTGTACACCAGCATAGGCATTGTTGACTAAGATATCCAGTCTTCCATTCTGCTCACATTGGATTTTATCAAATAGATCTTTTATGTCTTCATCATTAGAAGAATCACAGACAACTGGCACACAGTTCCCACCCCTCTCTTTCACCTGCCATGAGTGGAGAAGGTAAGCGAGATAGTTAGTCTTAAACCAGACACATTGTGTGACCAGAGGCAGCAAAAAAAGTTTTACACATGTTCTACCAGGTTATAAAACTGCTCACGAACATCTGCATTCCCAGGTATTAAACTGGAACTTAGTTTTACCTAAAACTCTTAACACACCTCCCCCTGAGGGTCATTGAAATTTGATTATTAGTTCAATTGTGGGATTATTCCAGTTAATTTACTAAAGATTATCCTTGTTTTATCCTTTAATTCAGTAAAAAACAATAATGTCCTATATGCATTTCAGAAAAACCCAACAAATCAATGTTTATCACTAATGTAAATCTGTTAGCAGGTTTCAGAAGCATGTCAGTTAAATGCAATGCATGTCAGTTAAGTCTGCAATTGAATCTTTCTACAAGTCAATGACCCCAGCACATATGAATCCACAAAGAAACAGTTTATTGAGCACCAATTCAAGAATTTACAATTGCCCTAGTCTCTGGACTTgatcccattgaaaacatgtggtTTACAGAGCGCAGTCCTTAACCTCAGACTGAAAGATCTCAATGACCTAGAAAGATTCTGTTCAGAGGA encodes:
- the dhrs1 gene encoding dehydrogenase/reductase SDR family member 1; amino-acid sequence: MSLSGWVCLVTGASRGIGRGIALQLSEAGATVYITGRQEKTLKEAAVQVKERGGNCVPVVCDSSNDEDIKDLFDKIQCEQNGRLDILVNNAYAGVQDIFTNIGKKFWETDPTIWDSINNTGLRGHYFCSVYASRMMVAQGRGLIVVISSMGGLRYLFNVSYGVGKAACDRLAADTAVELRSRGVASVSLWPGAVQTELVSQILFEKDAPPGVDSKFRDVFANGETTELSGRCIVELAKDKNLMSLSGKVLMTCDLARRYRLQDVDGRSVTDYTSLKFLLTQVPYLSWLSSMVPSFLRVPRFVLTLTNGRF